The following is a genomic window from Bosea sp. RAC05.
GCTTTGTTCCCAGCGTGTTAGGGGTTAAGGCGGATTTGCGGCGGTGCCCTGCGAAAAGCCGCTTGCGGCCGTCTGCCGCAGGGGTAACCCTAGGGGTCCCCAACCACGGGAATCAGCGACGATGATGAAGACCCTTCTGGCCGCCCTGGCCCTCACCTGCGTCACCACCTTCGCCCAGGCTCAGAGCTGCGCCGTCCAGGCCGGCGACAAGAAACTGGCCGGCGCCGCCAAGACCAGCTTCCTGACCAAATGCGAGAAGGACGCGACCGCCGCCTGCGACAAGCAGGCCGCCGACAAGAAGCTCGCCGGCGCGGCCAAGACGAGCTTCACCAAGAAATGCGTCACCGATTCGGTCGGCACCTGAGCCAGAGCCACGCGCCCGAGAGCATCGGCCCATGAAAAAGGGCGGCTCTCGCGAGCCGCCCTTCGATTATCTGACTCGCGAGCGTGATCAGCCGCGGCGGTCGCCGTAATCGCCGCGGTCCCAGCGCGGCCCGCGCTCGCCGTCATGATGGCCGCGGCCGCCGCGATGGTCCTCCATGCGCTGGTCCATGCCGCCATGCATGCGCTCATGCATCGCCCGCATCATGCCCCGGCCCTCGGCCATGGCCTCGCGCACGGCGCGGCGCGCCACCGTCTTCTGCTCGTCGCTGAGCGTCGCCCAGAGCGGGCGCACGGCGTCGGCCAGTTCCTTGGAGCGGGCGGCCCGCTCGGCCTGGCGGCCGGACATCATGTCGAGCCGCTCCATGATGTCGGCATGGCGGAAAGTCTCGCGCTGCTCGCGCATCGCCGACCAGCCCGAGCGGCGCTCCTCGGCGCGCTTCTTGATCACGCCCTCGACCGTGT
Proteins encoded in this region:
- a CDS encoding Spy/CpxP family protein refolding chaperone: MKPFALIAASSIAALAAGFAVAQPAPMPPAGGERDGSRHERSERYEGREQRREDGRERRAERMQERLNERLAKLRTDMKLKPEQVALFDTVEGVIKKRAEERRSGWSAMREQRETFRHADIMERLDMMSGRQAERAARSKELADAVRPLWATLSDEQKTVARRAVREAMAEGRGMMRAMHERMHGGMDQRMEDHRGGRGHHDGERGPRWDRGDYGDRRG